From Triticum aestivum cultivar Chinese Spring chromosome 7B, IWGSC CS RefSeq v2.1, whole genome shotgun sequence:
AGCCAATAGACTGGTCACTAAGAAGCTAGGGGTCTCGTCAAACCAGCTAtcggtcacattcaaagtgcaaGCACGCTTTGCACAGAGATGCGCTGGAACGTTAGCTGACCTGATTACATGCTGAATTTCGAACAAAGTAAAATTATTACATAGCTCTCCTATCTCTAATAATAAAGGAGCCACAGCTgaacgagaattgtggcgagtggtCCAGAGCATCACCATCTCCAAGCAATCAGTTTCCATTATCACATGAGAGAAGCCTCGGAGAGAAGCAAACCGAACTCCGTCTCGCAGTGACAAAACCTCCATGATTAAGGGATCAGAGATACCCAAGTATGGCTTGCACCAAGCTCCCAGGAACGCCGAAGAGGATCGAGCCATCCCTCCCGCACCGCCCCTGTCATCAGCAAAATTTAGCGCTCCATCCGTGGTGATCTTTACAACACCATCATCAGGTGGTCTCCAGCCAAAACCAGGTAAGATCATCGCATCTTTCCGTGGTAGATGAAGAAGAGCGACCGCCTCCTTAGTGGCCCTGAGCGTAGCCGTAGGATTCCTGCCCTCCTCTCCATGTTTGATCCGGTTTCGGGAGTGCCATATAGACCACATTATCGTGGTGATCTTGGCACGGTCATCATCTATGAATCTGGGATCACATGTGATATCACGTGCCCATGAGTCTGGATGAAGCCGGGGCAATCTTAGGCCGAACCATGCAGCCGCTTCCTCCCAGAAGGGTTTTGCATGTGAACAGTGTATGAGCGCATGCTCCAATTTTTCATCCATAGCCAAACAAACTTTGCATCGACGaatctctgcaatatgtcgataGTTAAGAGTGGTTTCATCCGGGAGAATTCCACGAAGGACCCTCCACCAAAACACTCTCACCTTCGGAATGACATTCAATTTCCATAGGGATTTCCACAACTGTGTATTATCCTCTGAGGTTCCGGTAGCTGTCCCTTCCTCTAGAGCAACACGCTCTTTCTGAGTCACGAGAGCACGGTACGCCGACTTCATAGTGTAGTTCCCCGATCTTTCGAATGCCCATGCAAGAAAATCATCTCCACCTCCTTGCTGAATAGGGATGTTCAATATTGCTTCAACATCAGGCTCAATGAAGTTGTAACGAACAAGGTCTTGTCTCCACGTCCAATTAGATGTATCAATCAGCTCTGACACACGCTCAATGGTAGTATGTTGGGGTCGGGAGATAGGAGACATAGAATTTGTACCTGGGATCCACTTATCATTCCAGGCAGATATGGAAGAACCATCGCCTACTCGATAGATCAGTCCTGCCCGTAGGGATTCTCTTCCTGCCATGATCGCCCTCCAAGTGGCCGACGCTGACTTGGGTATAGTAGCATTCATGAAATCATTGTCAGGAAAGTAACGACCCTTCAAAACTCTTGCACAGAGGGAATTGGGGTTGGTGAGGAATCGCCAACCATGTTTGCCCAACATAGCAAGGTTAAAAAGATGCGGGTCTCTAAACCCCATCCCACCCTTGCACTTAGGTGTAGCTAGCTCCTTCCAGGACACCCAATGCAGAGATCTCTTGTCAAGAGAACTACTCAAAAAATACCTGGCCATTGGTGAAGTAAGACTCTTACCAACTTTCTTGGTCAGAAGAAAAGTACTCATTGGATAAGTAGGAATTGATTGAATAACAGATTTGAGTAGTGTTTCCCGACCTGCACACGCCAATAATTTTTTCGACCAGCCTTGTATCTTCCCACGAGCTCTTTCACTGATATGATCAAAAGTGCCACTTGTAATTCTACCCACAGCAGTTGGGAGCCCCAGGTATTTCTCACTGAAAGCTTGCACATGGATGTTTAAAGTTGCTTGCAGAACCTGCCTCAGCGAATCAGGAGTGTTAGTACTAAAGTATACAGAGCTTTTGTCACGATTAACACTTTGTCCCGAAGCCTCTCCATAAATCCGGAGAATCTCATTGAGTCTAAGAGCACTTGGGTTACTTGCATTGATAAAAATCAAACTGTCATCTGTGAATAATAAATGTGTGACCCATGGTGATCTATAACTCACCCTCAGACCTATGTCTATGGCAACTCCACTGTAATATTTCAACAGCGAGGAAAATCCTTCCGCACATAGCAGAAAAAGAAATGGTGAAACTGGATCACCTTGTCGGAAACCTCTGGATGGTGTAAAGTATGGTAAAAGTTCACCGTTAACCCGCACCGAAAAGCGCACCGAGGAGACACACTTCAATATCAATCTAACAAAGCTCATACAAAAGCACAGCCGAACTAGTATAGCTTCGAGATAATGCCACTCAACAcgatcatatgctttcatcatatctaACTTGACCGCACATGAATAGTttttgcccttcttcctcctcctcattgtaTGTACGCTTTCATAAGCTACAAGCACATTGTCCGTAATGAGGCGTCCGGGTACGAAAGCGCTTTGCTCTTCGCTAATAATCTCATCCATAAAGCATCTCAAACGATTGGTGATTGCCTTAGCAGCAATCTTATACAAAACTGGGCAGAGTGCAATAGGATGGTACTGTGATATCGATTGGGGGTGTCTAACCTTTGGGATCAGAGTTATAGACGTGTCATTCAGTCCCGCTGGTAGCTCCCCTCCATTGAGAAAATCAAGTACTGCCTCGGTTACAGCATTACCAAGTAGATCCCAATGACGCTGATAAAAACCTGCAGTAAAACCATCAACATCGGGTGCCTTCGAAGGAGCCATCTGAAACAGTGCCACTTTGACTTCCTCCGGGGTATAGGGTTTGGAAAGTTCTATGTTCATCGCTTGTGTCACTTTAACTGGCACATGTGATAACAGTAGCTGAGGATCCACCAAACCCTGTGATTCATAGAGTCGCTGGTAAAAGTTCTGAACCTCCACCTTGTCCTCATCTCCACTAGCGCAAATCGTGCCATCCGCTCGGCGAAGATCTGAGATCTTATTCATACGTTGGCGCTGAGCTGCTTGCGCTTGGAAATATGATGTGTTATGATCACCCTCTCGGAGCCACAGAACTCTCGAACGCTGTCGAGTCCAAATCTCCTCTTGAAGCAAGGCCTCTTTCAGTTTCTTTATAATGCTTTTCTCCTCATCCGAAGGCCTAGTGCCTATAGTCTGACACCGAACACGATTCAGTCGTTGTTGAAGTTGTCTGACAGTACGCACCAAACACCCAAATTCCTTCAAACTCCATGGCTCAAGGGTTGCCTGCAAGGTACCAAGTGCCGATGCAATGCCTTGGAGGCCCGGAGAGTGTGGTATGCCCCGCCAAGTCTGCTCAACGAGACGGTCATAATCAGTATGAGTTTGCCATACATTTTCATAACGGAATTGTTTCTTTGCCCTCGGACGATCCGACAATACCTCTTTGATTTCTGCTAACACAAAACAATGGTCAGACTCAACTGAAGGCAGATGACGCACCCGTATATGGTGAAAATACTATCGAAATTCCTCATTCGCAAAAGCTCGATCTAGCCGTGACTTGACATTTGCTTCTCCCATTTGATGATTGTCCCACGTATAAGCCGTACCAGACCAGCCTAGATCTTGGAAAGATAGATCATCCACAACCTCCCTGAAGGATCTCATGTGAGCTTCAGACCGAGCCGCTCTACTGAAATGCTCACACGCATACAAAGTTTCGTTAAAATATCCCATGCACAACCAAGCACTATGGGGAATGTTGTAAAGTACGCAAGAACCGCCAACTGTGGTGTCGCTCTTCCACTCGCGGTGCTCCGTAAAAACCCGTGAAACGCCAAACATAAGCGTTTTGATTATTGCTATGTACCAGTACATCAATATGATTCTTACTGAAATTCTTCAAATCCACGGTCACATC
This genomic window contains:
- the LOC123158282 gene encoding uncharacterized protein, translating into MRVLNVCALHKGPVKPEQPTERDPRAHSSTKNRAEETRVRARKTCPITADHLWGLPATYAGGGEGGRVEEGPWRLRVGFPEPTLQLTTLDNDSLIFINASNPSALRLNEILRIYGEASGQSVNRDKSSVYFSTNTPDSLRQVLQATLNIHVQAFSEKYLGLPTAVGRITSGTFDHISERARGKIQGWSKKLLACAGRETLLKSVIQSIPTYPMSTFLLTKKVGKSLTSPMARYFLSSSLDKRSLHWVSWKELATPKCKGGMGFRDPHLFNLAMLGKHGWRFLTNPNSLCARVLKVWKLNVIPKVRVFWWRVLRGILPDETTLNYRHIAEIRRCKVCLAMDEKLEHALIHCSHAKPFWEEAAAWFGLRLPRLHPDSWARDITCDPRFIDDDRAKITTIMGGAGGMARSSSAFLGAWCKPYLGISDPLIMEVLSLRDGVRFASLRGFSHVIMETDCLEMVMLWTTRHNSRSAVAPLLLEIGELCNNFTLFEIQHVIRSANVPAHLCAKRACTLNVTDSWFDETPSFLVTSLLADCPKNAFI